GTAAGATTCCGAAACGCGGATTTAAGAGCCCATTTAAACAAGAATTTGCAGTTGTAAATTTTGCTGATATTACAAGAAAGAATTTATCAGGAATTATTTCACCAGAAACATTAAAAACTGCCGGGTTAGTAAAAAAAGACCTACCCATTAAAATTCTGGGTAAAGGCGAAATTAGTATTCCAATAACAATTCAAGCCCATGCGATTTCTGAATCGGCCCTAAAAAAACTTCAGGCAGTTGGTGGTAAATTTGAACTGATAACCGCTATTCCTAAAAGATAAAAATGCTTCAAAACGTTCCTAATATCTTTAAGATTCCTGATTTAAGGAAGAAAATTCTCATAACCTTAGCATTAGTTGTTGTTTATCGTTTAGGCACCCATATCCCAATTCCTGGAATTAATGGCCAAGCATTAGGTCTTTTATTATCTCAAATGCGGGGAACAGTATTCGGGCTTTATGATATATTTGTGGGTGGCGCATTATCCCGAGCATCTATATTTGCCCTCGGAATTATGCCGTATATCTCAGCCTCAATTATGTTTCAATTATTGGGTTCGGTTTTTCCTTACATTGAGAAGTTAAATCGAGATGAAGAAGGAAGAAAAAAACTCAACCAGTACACCCGCTATGCCACTGTTCTTTTAGCAATTATCCAAGCCACCAGTATTTCGGTCTATTTAGAATCGCAACCACCGACTGCGGTCGGACCGATCGTTGCGCTGAGTGGTTTCTTCTTCCGATTGTTGACGATTGTGACAATGACTGCGGGTACTATCTTTGTAATGTGGCTGGGTGAACAGATTACAGACAAGGGAATTGGTAACGGAATATCTTTTATTATCTTTATCGGTTGCCTTGACAGTATGCCGCAGGATTTTGGTCGTACAATCCAAATGATGCATGCTGGCGAAATTTCCTGGTTAGCATTGATATTAATCATTATTATCATTTTCGGCGTCTATGCCGGTGTTGTCTTGGTCACTCAGGCGATGCGTAAGATTCCAGTCCAATATCCCAAAAGGATTGTCGGTAGAAGGATGTATGGTGGTCAGTCAACCTATATTCCTTTACGCATCAATACTGCAGGTGTAATTCCTATCATTTTTGCGCAAAGTCTCATTGTCTTTCCCTCAACAATTGCGACATTTATTAAAGCGCCGTGGTTAAATACAGTTCAAAATTATCTTGCCCCAGGTGCTTGGCTATATAATCTGCTCTTTGCCGGTTTGATTATTTTCTTTACTTATTTTTATACTTCGGTGGTCTTTAACCCGAGAGATTTAGCAGATAATATGCAAAGATATGGTGGCTTTGTTCCGGGAATTCGGCCAGGCGAAAAAACTGCCCAATATCTTGACCGCAGTCTTTCGCTTTTAACATTACCTGGAGCCATCTTTTTGGCATTTATGGCACTTTTACCGTATTATCTAATGCATTCTTTACGAGTGCCATTCTATTTTGGCGGTACAACACTTTTAATTATTGTTGGCGTTGCCTTAGATACAATTCAACAAATTGAATCTCATTTGTTAATGCGCCACTACGAAGGTCTCTTAAAAGGCACCAAAGTCAAAGGTCGCCGATAAGATAAAACCTTCCCCATAATTTGTTAATATTACAGAACACAAATACAGGATTTTTGTATTAATGACTGTATATAAAAGATTAACCTATTTGTAGTAAAAAAAGACCGCAGTTTTTAGCTCTGCGGTCTTGGTTTTGGGGTAATCAAAAAATTACCAGAAACGCCAGGGTCGTTTTGGTCGCATCTCCTTTTTCATTTCCTTCGCCCGATGGATTATATCTCGGAGTTCTTCATTAAATCGCATCTGAAAGAGCATAAATTTTGCCTGTTGTTCTGGAGTAAGAATTGAAGCAATCTCTTTGCGCAATTTTTTCTCAAGTTCTTGAAATTTAGTTTCACTTAATTCCATTTCTTGAATTTTTGCCTTAAGTTCTTTTTCATATTTTTTAGCGTCACGTAAATAGTCTTCAATTTCGTCTAAAATTTTCATCCGTTTCTGGTCAAATTCTTCTCGGGCTCTTCTTAATTCTTTTAATTTCGGAAAGAAACGCAGACTTTGGTCTTCAGTTAAATTCAAGACTTCGGTCAATTTCCAAGTTTGAATCATTTCCAGTTTTTCTTTTGGTCTTTTCTCAGCAAATTTAGGGCCGCCAGGTTTCTCAGGCAGTTCCGCTATAGCAATCTCATCTTCGTCCGCAAAACACATTTCACAATTTTCACAGGCTGGTGCCATCATCAGTGAGTGTGGTGGAGATAATGGTAAAAATGTTTGATTTTCGGGTATCATCGGTTGGCTAAAGACAATACCTAAACAAAATACAAACGGTGCGATGATTTTTAACATATTTTCCTCCTATGTTTAGAGACTGACATTTCTTTTTGAAAAAGATGATAATATTTCTGATTAGCCAGCCTCATAGTTTTAATTAAAATATTTTTTAAAAAGTTCATTGATGACCTTTTCCTTTTCGTCATCTGTAAGTTGCGAAAATAAATCAGTTGGCTCAGCATTATAAATCAGTTCCCAGTCAATAGATTTTACCTCGTCACTTATAACTTCAGCAATCAACCGGTCGTTTATCAGTTCTTGGGCTTTAGGATCTAAAAATTCATAAAGATGAGTAGCACTGAGATTGGTTTGTGTGAACTCAGTAAATAATTGGTCTTCAGATACGGTTACTGATTTTTTAATGTTCAGAATATAGGTTGTGATGATAACAACTAAAAGTATCACTACTGAGGCAAATACCGGTATTAAGCGTGAGAATGCTTTCGGTTTCGGTTGCAGGTTTTTTATCTTGCGACGGACTTGGATTAAGAAGTCTTCTGCTGGATAAGGATAGCGCTTAACCATCCGGACTTCTCGCACAAGTGCGATAATTGATTTTAGTGTTTGTAATTCCATTGAGCATCGGGCACATTGTTTAAGATGTTCAGTAATTTTCTGAGTTTCTTTAAGAGATAATTCCTGATTAAGATAGTCAATCAGTTTTGCTTGAACCTTCTCACACAGCATAATTTCTTTCGCCATTCCTTAAGTAAAATTTACAAATGGCCTCAGACATAACAATAATCGGCTTTGGGAGCGTTAATTTATAATCTTAACTTTAGTACGCATCATAATAGTTTTTCTTGCCATTCCTTAAGTAAAACTTGTAATCGTTTTAGGGCATGATGATA
Above is a window of candidate division WOR-3 bacterium DNA encoding:
- the rplO gene encoding 50S ribosomal protein L15, translated to MLIELHPPQGAKKRPKRVGCGPSSGHGKTSTRGHKGSGQRKGKEYDARFEGGQMPLYRKIPKRGFKSPFKQEFAVVNFADITRKNLSGIISPETLKTAGLVKKDLPIKILGKGEISIPITIQAHAISESALKKLQAVGGKFELITAIPKR
- the secY gene encoding preprotein translocase subunit SecY, which encodes MLQNVPNIFKIPDLRKKILITLALVVVYRLGTHIPIPGINGQALGLLLSQMRGTVFGLYDIFVGGALSRASIFALGIMPYISASIMFQLLGSVFPYIEKLNRDEEGRKKLNQYTRYATVLLAIIQATSISVYLESQPPTAVGPIVALSGFFFRLLTIVTMTAGTIFVMWLGEQITDKGIGNGISFIIFIGCLDSMPQDFGRTIQMMHAGEISWLALILIIIIIFGVYAGVVLVTQAMRKIPVQYPKRIVGRRMYGGQSTYIPLRINTAGVIPIIFAQSLIVFPSTIATFIKAPWLNTVQNYLAPGAWLYNLLFAGLIIFFTYFYTSVVFNPRDLADNMQRYGGFVPGIRPGEKTAQYLDRSLSLLTLPGAIFLAFMALLPYYLMHSLRVPFYFGGTTLLIIVGVALDTIQQIESHLLMRHYEGLLKGTKVKGRR
- a CDS encoding zf-HC2 domain-containing protein, coding for MLCEKVQAKLIDYLNQELSLKETQKITEHLKQCARCSMELQTLKSIIALVREVRMVKRYPYPAEDFLIQVRRKIKNLQPKPKAFSRLIPVFASVVILLVVIITTYILNIKKSVTVSEDQLFTEFTQTNLSATHLYEFLDPKAQELINDRLIAEVISDEVKSIDWELIYNAEPTDLFSQLTDDEKEKVINELFKKYFN